The sequence TCGCGGTGGCCGTGCTGACGCCCTCGGACCCGCGGCGGCACGCGCGGGCGCTGGGCCGGCGCGCGGTCGAGGACGTCGCCGCGGTCCTGCACCTGCTGGCCCGGGGCGTCGGGGCGGCCTCCGTCCCGGACGTCGAGGACGCGCTGGTACGCGGCCGGGCGTCGCAGCCCTCGCTCGACGAGTGGAAGGACACCGCGACGAGCGCGCGGGAGCTCGCGCGGCTGTCACCCGCCGGCCGGCGCTACCGGGGGGAGCTCACGCGCCTGGTCGAGGCGTCGGTGCAGACCGACCGGGCGATGCGCAACGCGCGCGTCCTGACCCGGCGCGCGCTCGCGCTGCTCGAGAGCGGCGGGCACCACGACCTGTCGGGGATCGCGCAGCGCTTCGACGCGACAGCGACGGCGGCCGACGACCTCGCGGCCGCGCTCGGCTCCGGCCGCGACCCGTCCCGCGCGCGGGCCGAGCTGCTCGAGTCCGCGCGGGCGCTCGACCCGTTCGTCGTCGCGCCCGAGGACTGGCAGGTCCAGTCGCTCGTGCTGCTGCACCGCTCGCTCGTCGTCGACCTGCTGGAGGCCGCGGGCGAGGACCCGGCGAGCGCGCGCGAGGCGTTGCCCGAGCTGTAGGGCGCGATGCCCCACGGACGGCCGGGTCGGCACGTAGGCTCGGGCGCGTGGGAGTCGTCGGAGGTCTTCAGTACATCGTCTACCTGGTGTTCCTGCTGGTCATCTTCGGGCTGGCGGTGTGGGCACTGGTGGACGCGGCCGTGCGCCCGGCGGGTGCGTTCGTCTCCGCCGGCAAGCGCACCAAGAACTTCTGGCTCGCGATCCTGGTGGCCGCGACCGTGCTGTCCTTCCTGACCTGCCCGCCGCTCTACCTGCTGCCGATCTTCCTGGCGCTGCTGTCCGCGGTCGCCGCGATCGTCTACCTGGTCGACGTGCGGCCCGCCGTCGCGCCGTACACCCGGCGTCGCGGCCCGCGGGGTCCGAGCGGGCCGTCGCGGGGTGGCTGGTGACCGACGTCTTCACGTCGGCGGTCCCGCTCGCCCGGGTGGTGCGCGGCGGGCTGGTCGAGTCCGTGCACGCGGGCCACGTCGTCGTGCTGGCGCCGGACGGGGAGGTGCGGCTGGCGCTGGGTGACCCGGACGTGACGGTCTGGGCCCGGTCCTCGCTCAAGCCGCTGCAGGCCGTCGGGATGCTGCGGCACGGCCTCGACGTGGACGACGAGGCGCTCGCGCTGGCCTGCGCGAGCCACAACGCCCAGGACGGGCACCTCGACGTCGTGCGCGCGCTGCTGGCCGGTGCGGGCCTGACCGAGGCGGACCTCGACAACACCCCGGACTGGCCGCTCGACGCCGACGCCGCGTTCGCCTGGCGCGCGCAGGGCCGCGGCCCGGAGGCCCTCACGCAGAACTGCTCGGGGAAGCACGCCGCGATGCTCGCGACCTGCGTCGCCGCCGGCTGGCCCACCGCCGGCTACCGGGACCCGGGGCACCCGCTGCAGCGCGCGCTGCACGACGCGGTGGCCGAGCTCACGGGCGTCGCGGTGGCGCACACCACCGTCGACGGGTGCGGGGCACCGCTGTTCTCGACCACGCTCGCCGGGCTCGCCCGCGCCTTCGGACGCCTCGGGCGCGCGCCGCACGACGAGGGTCACGCCGCGACGCCCGAGGGCCGCGTGGCGCGCGCGATGGCCGGCCACCCCTGGCACGTCGCGGGCTCGGGGCGCGACGCCACGCGACTCATGCAGGCGGTGCCCGGGCTCATCGCGAAGGACGGTGCGGACGGCGTGTACGCGGCGGGGCTGCCCGACGGCGGCGCGGTCGCGCTCAAGGTGGTCGACGGCGCAGCACGACCGCGTGCGACCGTGCTCGCGGCGGCGCTGGTCGCGGCGGGCGTGGACGCGGCGCAGGTCGCCGACGTCGCGGCGACGCCGGTGCTGGGCCACGGCGTCCCCGTCGGCGCCGTCGAGCCGACGTTCTGAGGCGGGCCGCCGTCCCCGGGGCCCGGCGGCGACGGCGGCGTCCGAGCGGTGCGCGGCGGCCGTCGCGATCCCGAGGCCCGAGCGGGTCGCAGCATGAGGGAGGCCGCATGAGGGAGGCAGCGTGAGAGAGGCAGCATGAGAGCGGTGGTGCAGCGCGTGACGCGCGCGTCGGTGAGCGTCGCGGGCGTGGTGGTGGGCGCGATCGACCGACCCGGCCTGCTCGCGCTCGTCGGGGTGACGCCCGGGGACGGCCCGGCGCAGGTCGAGCTCGTGGCGCGCAAGATCGCGGAGCTGCGGATCCTGCGCGACGAGCGCAGCGCGGCGGAGGCGGGTGCGCCCGTGCTCGTCGTCAGCCAGTTCACGCTGTACGCGGACACGCGCAAGGGCCGGCGGCCCACCTGGAACGCCGCCGCACCCGGACCCGTCGCCGAGCCGCTGGTCGAGGCGGTCGTCGCGGCGCTGCGGGAGCGTGGCCTCGAGGTCGCGACGGGGCGGTTCGGTGCCGACATGGCCGTCGAGCTGGTCAACGACGGCCCCGTGACCCTCGTCCTGGACGCGCCTCCGCCCTGATCCGCACCCCTCCTCTGCCCCTGGCCTCGTCCGGGCATGCGAGAAGGCCCCTCCGAGTAAGCGTCGGAGGGGCCTTCCCGTGACCGCAGGCCCTGCGACCGCGAGGCGGACCCCGCGAGCCGTGCCGACCGGGGGACCGGACGGCGGCGCCGCGCTGACGGTGCGGCTCCGTCCCGACACCCGGTGGTCCGGCGAACCGGTCCGCCGCGGGCGGGACGACTGCGATCGACCGTTCGGTCCGTAGCGACCCTCGCGTCGTCATCCGCGAGCCTCGGGGTTGCCCCGTCGGTGTGGTCGCCCGTTCTCCGGCCGGCCCGTCCTCGCTGGCCCGGTCCCGCCGGTTCCGGCTCCTCCGAGGAGGGTCCTTCACCTGCGTTCTCGAACCGTCGAGGTCGATGAGTGATTTCTAGTCCTGCCTCGCGGAGGCCCACAAGAGCTCTGCGAGGATTTCTTTGTCCACAGATTGCTTCACAGCTGTGTGCACAGGCTGACCTGGGTGAACGCGCGATGAACACAGGCCTGTGGACCACATCTGTGGACAGTTCGCGTGTCGTTCACCCGTCCGCGCGCCGGACCGGCCTAGCCTGGACCCAGGTCGAGGCCCCTCCGAGTAAGCGTCGGAGGGGCCTCGCTGCGTCCGGACCGCGGGCAGGATGGGAGCCATGCGCATCGAGGCCGTCCGTGGGGACATCACCGACCAGGACGTCGACGTCGTCGTGAACGCCGCCAACTCCTCGCTGCTCGGCGGCGGCGGGGTGGACGGCGCCATCCACGCCGCGGCCGGCCCGGGGCTGCTCGCCGCGTGCCGCGAGCTGCGGCGGACCCGGCTGCCGGACGGGCTGCCGCCCGGGCACGCGGTCGCGACCGACGGGTTCGCGCTCCCGGCGCGCTGGGTGGTGCACACCGTCGGTCCCAACTGGCACGCGGGCGAGCGGGACCTGCCGATGCTCGCGGCGTGCTTCCTGTCCTCGCTCGAGGTCGCGGTCGGCCTGGGGGCGCGCAGCATCGCGTTCCCCGCGGTCAGCGCGGGCGTCTACGGGTGGGACACGCGGGTGGTCGCACAGACCGCGGTGCGCGCCGTCCGGACGTGGTCGAGCAGCACCGCGCAGGACGACGGCGGCATCGAGCTGGTCCGGTTCGTGCTCTTCTCGCCCGCGGTGCTGGCCGAGTTCGAGGCCGCGCTGGCCTGATCCGGCTCAGGGGCGGAGCCACGCCGTGACGGCCGCGACCACCGGCGGGTCCGCCGGGCTGTGGTCCCCGGGCACCACGACGAGCTCGAGCGGCCCGGCGACGGCCGCGAGGTGCTGCGCCAGCTCGTCGGGCGTCCCGAACGGGTCCCGCGCGCCGGAGACGGCAAGGACCGGGACGCCGATCTCCGGCAGGTGAGCCGTGCGCAGCGTCTCCGGCCTGCCGGGCGGGTGCAGGGGGTAGGACAGGAGCAGCAGGCCGGCCGCGGGCTGCCCCTGCGCGACGGCCAGGGAGCTCATCCGTCCGCCGAACGAGCGCCCGCCGAGCACCAGGCGCGCGGCCGGGACGCCGAGCTCGTCGGCCCACGCCTCGACCCGCTCCCGCAGGTGGGCGACGGCGACCTCGGGCCGGTCGGGGGCTCGGCTGCCGCGCTCCCGGTTGGGGAAGTGGAGCCGCAGGACGGGCAGCGGTGCGAGGGCGGCCTCGAGCGCGACGAGCGTGCGGTGGTCACGGTCGGCCCCCGCGCCCGGGGTGAGCACCACGCCCGCGACGTCCTGCGGGCGCGGGTGCGTCCCGGTCACCCGCCGACCGCCCCGACCTCGAGGGTGGACCCGACCGTCGTCCGGACCGTCACGAGCACGCCGTTCGGCACGCGGCCCTCGAGGCTGTCGAGCAGGTCCTGCGCGGGCGGGAGCTCACCACCGGCCACCCGCACGTCGACCGTGTAGTCGACGAACTCGTGCGTGACGTCCGTGACGGTCGCGCCCGGCACGTCCGCGAGCCAGTCCTCGGTCGCGTCGCGGACCGTCACGCCCCACGACGAGAGCAGCGCGGTGGCGACCGTGTTCGCCACCAGCGGGACCGCGACGACCGCGAACAGACCCCCGATGGCGAGGTAGGCACGGCGCAGCGACGCCGGCTCACCGTCCTCGCGGCGCTCCGAGTACCGCAGCGCGGCGTAGACGATCGTCCCGGCGAGCACCAGCGCGAGCAGGTTCGAGACGAACAGCAGCAGCGCGCCGGCGGCGAAGGTGAACGCCCCCTCGCCCAGGCAGACGCCGACCACGGCGAGCGGCGGGACCAGCGAGATGGCGATCGCGACGCCGGGCAGCACGGTCGCGACGTCCCGGCGCGAGTACGCGATCGCGCCCGCGAGCCCGGTCGCCACGGCCGCGACCAGGTCCGGCAGCCCCGGGGACGTGCGGCCGCTGATCTGGCTGTTGGTGGCGAGCTGGAACGTGTCCGGCAGCAGCAGGCTGAACAGCACCCCGAGCAGGATCACCCACAGGGCACCACCGACGACGTACCGCAGCGAGCCCGTGCGCCGGCGCTTCGCGACGCCGAGCGCGACGCCCATGATCGGCGTGGACAGCGGCGCGACGATCATGGCGCCGATCACCGTCGCGGTGGAGTCGCCGATGACGCCCGCCGACGCGATGCATGCCGAGAGCGTGAGCATGATCCAGAACGCGGAGCGCTTGGCGCGTCCGTCGCCCGCGTGCAGGTCGAGGTCGTCGGTGAGCTCGTCGAGCGTGCGTCGCTGCGACTCGGGGAGGACGAAGTCGCGGATTCTGCCGGTCACGTGGCACACGGTAGGGCCGGGGCGGTCCGACGAGCCGCGGGTGCGTCAGCCGACGGCGTCGGGCGTGTCGCCCGGCCGCTCCGCCGCGAGCGCCGCCGCGAGGGTCCGCACCACGCCCGCGTCGTTGTTGGAGGGCGCGACGAACCGCGCGCCCGCGACGACCTCGGGGTGCGCGTTCGCCATCGCGAACGACCAGTGCGCCGCCGCGAGCATGCCGACGTCGTTGAAGTAGTCGCCGAACGCCATGGTCTGCTCCGGCCCGATCCCGAGCCCCTGCTGGACCGCGCGCAGCGCCGTGCCCTTGTCCGCGGCGGTGTCCATCACGTCGACCCAGTGCTCGCCGGAGACCAGCACGCGCGCCTGCTCGTCGTAGGCGGACAGCAGCGGTCCCGCACCGTCCTGCGCCGGACCGAAGTCGTAGACCGCGACCTTGAGGACGGTGTCCCGCACGGCGGTGAGGTCCTCGACCACGGTGAGCCGCCGGTAGTACGGCTCCACGTGCTCGAGGAACGCCCGGTCGGCGCGCTCGACGTACGCGGAGGACTCGCCGCACAGCACGGTCCCGTGCTCCGCCCCGCCGTCGACCGCGTCCCGCACGGTGCGCACCACCTCGCGCGCGAGCTCGAGCGCGAGCGGGGTGACGGCGAGCGTCCGGCCGTCGTGGACCACGAGCGAGCCGTTCTCCGCGACGTAGGTCAGGTCGTCGCGGCCCATCTGGTGCCGCAGCGTCGCGTACTGCCGGCCGGACGCGGGGCAGACGACGACCCCGCGGTCGAGCAGCCGGTCGAGCACGGGCCAGAACGCGTCGGGCAGGCGCTTGCGGTCGTCGAGGAGCGAGCCGTCCATGTCGAGCGCGACCAGGCGCAGCTCCGCCAGCTCGAAGTCGGGGGTGGGGAACGGCGTGGGGAGAGGCGTGGGGGTAGGTGCGGGCACACCGCATCGTCTCAGCACCGACTCAGGGCGCGAGCAGGGCGTCGCGCACGCCGGTCTCGCCGGGACCCCCGTACGCGGGGTCCGCGTGCGTGAGCCCGTCCCACCACGCCTTGCTCGACGCGGGCAGCTCGCGCAGGCGCCACTCGACCGCCTGGCGCGGCCGGACGCTCGCCGACGAGACGCCCACGCCCTGCGTGTCGATCCCGGCCGCGACGCACGAGAACACCGCGCGCCGCACGTGGTAGTCCTGCGTCAGCACGACCGCGCGGTCGACGCCGAACACGTCGTGCGCGCGGACGCACGAGTCGTGCGTGTCGAAACCGGCGTAGTCGAGCACCACGTCCTGGGTCGGCACGCCGTTCTCGACGAGGTAGTCGCGCATGGCCGTCGGCTCGTCGTGACCGACCGAGCCGCTGTCCCCGCTGACCAGCACGGCCTGGACGGTGCCCGCGTCGT is a genomic window of Cellulomonas fulva containing:
- a CDS encoding FUSC family protein; protein product: MDEQRAGTAGERRRWHDLLLVARVRRRQGVARVRAAWFPVLQAAVAAGIAFGIARYLLDHPYPFFAPVSAWVALGFSIDRSARRVAELAVGVAIGVGLGDAVVHVIGTGLWQVAVVLLVAALTARFLDRGAMLTTQAGVQAMVIVGLPAVSASGGPFGRWTDALVGGAVALAVAVLTPSDPRRHARALGRRAVEDVAAVLHLLARGVGAASVPDVEDALVRGRASQPSLDEWKDTATSARELARLSPAGRRYRGELTRLVEASVQTDRAMRNARVLTRRALALLESGGHHDLSGIAQRFDATATAADDLAAALGSGRDPSRARAELLESARALDPFVVAPEDWQVQSLVLLHRSLVVDLLEAAGEDPASAREALPEL
- a CDS encoding DUF2516 family protein, giving the protein MGVVGGLQYIVYLVFLLVIFGLAVWALVDAAVRPAGAFVSAGKRTKNFWLAILVAATVLSFLTCPPLYLLPIFLALLSAVAAIVYLVDVRPAVAPYTRRRGPRGPSGPSRGGW
- a CDS encoding asparaginase, which codes for MTDVFTSAVPLARVVRGGLVESVHAGHVVVLAPDGEVRLALGDPDVTVWARSSLKPLQAVGMLRHGLDVDDEALALACASHNAQDGHLDVVRALLAGAGLTEADLDNTPDWPLDADAAFAWRAQGRGPEALTQNCSGKHAAMLATCVAAGWPTAGYRDPGHPLQRALHDAVAELTGVAVAHTTVDGCGAPLFSTTLAGLARAFGRLGRAPHDEGHAATPEGRVARAMAGHPWHVAGSGRDATRLMQAVPGLIAKDGADGVYAAGLPDGGAVALKVVDGAARPRATVLAAALVAAGVDAAQVADVAATPVLGHGVPVGAVEPTF
- the dtd gene encoding D-aminoacyl-tRNA deacylase, giving the protein MRAVVQRVTRASVSVAGVVVGAIDRPGLLALVGVTPGDGPAQVELVARKIAELRILRDERSAAEAGAPVLVVSQFTLYADTRKGRRPTWNAAAPGPVAEPLVEAVVAALRERGLEVATGRFGADMAVELVNDGPVTLVLDAPPP
- a CDS encoding O-acetyl-ADP-ribose deacetylase; protein product: MRIEAVRGDITDQDVDVVVNAANSSLLGGGGVDGAIHAAAGPGLLAACRELRRTRLPDGLPPGHAVATDGFALPARWVVHTVGPNWHAGERDLPMLAACFLSSLEVAVGLGARSIAFPAVSAGVYGWDTRVVAQTAVRAVRTWSSSTAQDDGGIELVRFVLFSPAVLAEFEAALA
- a CDS encoding alpha/beta hydrolase family protein, encoding MTGTHPRPQDVAGVVLTPGAGADRDHRTLVALEAALAPLPVLRLHFPNRERGSRAPDRPEVAVAHLRERVEAWADELGVPAARLVLGGRSFGGRMSSLAVAQGQPAAGLLLLSYPLHPPGRPETLRTAHLPEIGVPVLAVSGARDPFGTPDELAQHLAAVAGPLELVVVPGDHSPADPPVVAAVTAWLRP
- a CDS encoding DUF389 domain-containing protein; its protein translation is MTGRIRDFVLPESQRRTLDELTDDLDLHAGDGRAKRSAFWIMLTLSACIASAGVIGDSTATVIGAMIVAPLSTPIMGVALGVAKRRRTGSLRYVVGGALWVILLGVLFSLLLPDTFQLATNSQISGRTSPGLPDLVAAVATGLAGAIAYSRRDVATVLPGVAIAISLVPPLAVVGVCLGEGAFTFAAGALLLFVSNLLALVLAGTIVYAALRYSERREDGEPASLRRAYLAIGGLFAVVAVPLVANTVATALLSSWGVTVRDATEDWLADVPGATVTDVTHEFVDYTVDVRVAGGELPPAQDLLDSLEGRVPNGVLVTVRTTVGSTLEVGAVGG
- a CDS encoding Cof-type HAD-IIB family hydrolase, which encodes MPAPTPTPLPTPFPTPDFELAELRLVALDMDGSLLDDRKRLPDAFWPVLDRLLDRGVVVCPASGRQYATLRHQMGRDDLTYVAENGSLVVHDGRTLAVTPLALELAREVVRTVRDAVDGGAEHGTVLCGESSAYVERADRAFLEHVEPYYRRLTVVEDLTAVRDTVLKVAVYDFGPAQDGAGPLLSAYDEQARVLVSGEHWVDVMDTAADKGTALRAVQQGLGIGPEQTMAFGDYFNDVGMLAAAHWSFAMANAHPEVVAGARFVAPSNNDAGVVRTLAAALAAERPGDTPDAVG
- a CDS encoding SanA/YdcF family protein, which translates into the protein MRADVGDGVDVALDRPADPTPQGRGRRWRWGLGIAAALVVLLLVPFAWVQAVGQAHLRTLETVEETPVALVLGAGLRPDGSPSTYLRRRLDAARVLYDAGTVQAVLVSGDSGSVGHDEPTAMRDYLVENGVPTQDVVLDYAGFDTHDSCVRAHDVFGVDRAVVLTQDYHVRRAVFSCVAAGIDTQGVGVSSASVRPRQAVEWRLRELPASSKAWWDGLTHADPAYGGPGETGVRDALLAP